A stretch of Gambusia affinis linkage group LG10, SWU_Gaff_1.0, whole genome shotgun sequence DNA encodes these proteins:
- the LOC122838477 gene encoding cornifelin-like, whose amino-acid sequence MGGEDWNSGLLSCCDDMKSCCYGFWCCPCLACTVSGLFGQNRCLPLCDICSPAVLSAFGIPLCVPPAGLAMRVGIRQKYEIKGSLCKDIATSCVCVWCSWCQLHRELKYRKHTPAVVNQPKK is encoded by the exons ATGGGTGGAGAAGACTGGAACTCTGGCCTCCTCAGCTGCTGTGATGACATGAAATCTT gctgCTATGGTTTTTGGTGCTGCCCCTGTCTCGCCTGCACCGTGTCAGGACTTTTTGGACAGAACCGTTGTCTTCCACTGTGTGATATTTGCAGCCCTGCTGTGTTGTCTGCTTTTGGGATACCTCTGTGTGTCCCCCCTGCAGGATTAGCCATGCGAGTCGGGATTCGgcagaaatatgaaattaag GGTTCTCTTTGTAAGGACATTGCCACGTCCTGCGTCTGTGTGTGGTGCTCTTGGTGCCAGTTGCATCGGGAGTTGAAGTATCGCAAGCACACCCCTGCTGTCGTGAACCAGCCTAAGAAATGA
- the ttc22 gene encoding tetratricopeptide repeat protein 22 isoform X2, which translates to METDNSEDIESLIEDMQYIPGHFHLEINLNCDPVGPANLRFRDTYLKQDSLQAELEVEVGYLQYAVRNLLGLLAYHLEQKDRAEEIFRSICKEDPGNLNAWANLGFVYDTQGREVDAEECVDKVSYLMGMNSGDDSQEETRLLAARCLAEQAYVYPYDVELDSDDSLREKLMSALSLYSKALHYGGHLIPSGEKQSWYFKMAAIYVRLDQIIRTKDDSEYSRLFHYDKGLRLLKETLESETKQHKAWCYVGIMLERKDEFSSIPMSIHDCGFSASDPLSCYGTAMDLASDDTIILNLLAKIIFLMGKYEMATGICNMALNVLPDPELNWQAYCTRAKINVILYVNELENAKLGIGGAPDRQKLAEARKDLDKVLTVRPCLRTHLEMAQVFYYMGVDALQESLMVDESSINRALVSLSNALQFKPGDSLPDLHVLRGRCLLIKGEEQNAAECFKQAMELERPGSTDTSALHCLLLTLLNLFMQEGSDPSSVITQLEMWVNKAEERYPQDTVKSELRALYRTHTEEVTELSKTLIRTGRLGLVKRLLETVVPRQLAEKKPLSWSLSFT; encoded by the exons ATGGAAACAGACAACTCAGAGGACATTGAGTCCCTGATTGAGGACATGCAGTACATCCCTGGTCACTTCCACCTGGAGATAAATCTTAACTGTGATCCTGTTGGGCCCGCGAATCTGCGATTCAGAGATACTTACCTGAAACAGGACAGCCTGCAAGCTGAGCTGGAGGTTGAAGTGGGATATCTGCAGTACGCTGTTCGAAATCTACTGGGGCTGCTGGCATATCACCTGGAACAGAAGGACAGAGCTGAGGAAATATTCAG AAGCATCTGCAAGGAGGATCCCGGGAATCTCAATGCCTGGGCCAACCTGGGCTTTGTGTATGACACACAGGGAAGAGAGGTGGATGCAGAGGAATGTGTGGACAAGGTCTCCTATCTCATGGGAATGAACTCTGGAGACGATTCCCAGGAGGAGACCAGGCTACTAGCAGCACGATGTCTGGCTGAGCAGGCGTACGTGTATCCATATGATGTGGAGCTGGACAGTGACGACAGCTTGAGGGAGAAGCTGATGTCAGCGCTGTCGCTTTATAGCAAAGCTTTGCATTATGGGGGTCACCTG ATACCATCAGGGGAAAAACAAAGCTGGTATTTTAAAATGGCAGCTATTTATGTAAG ACTGGACCAGATCATAAGAACCAAAGATGATTCTGAATACTCGAGACTCTTCCACTATGATAAGGGACTGAGGCTCCTAAAGGAAACACTGGAATCTGagacaaagcagcacaaag CCTGGTGTTATGTTGGCATCATGTTGGAAAGAAAAGATGAGTTTTCCTCCATCCCCATGTCAATACATGACTGTGGTTTCTCAGCCTCTGATCCCCTGTCTTGCTATGGAACC GCCATGGATTTGGCTAGTGACGATACAATCATCCTGAACCTTCTTGCcaaaatcatctttttaatGGGTAAATATGAAATGGCCACAGGGATCTGCAACATGGCTCTAAATGTTCTGCCAGATCCAGAACTCAACTGGCAGGCGTACTGCACACGGGCAAAG ATTAACGTGATCCTATATGTCAACGAACTTGAGAATGCAAAACTTGGAATAGGAGGAGCTCCAGATCGCCAGAAGCTAGCTGAAGCTAGAAAAGACTTGGACAAGGTGCTGACAGTACGTCCGTGTTTGAGGACTCATCTGGAGATGGCACAG GTATTCTATTACATGGGAGTCGATGCACTCCAAGAGAGCCTTATGGTGGACGAAAGCTCAATAAACCGTGCTTTGGTGAGTCTGTCCAATGCCCTACAGTTCAAGCCAGGAGACAGCTTACCGGACCTCCATGTGCTCAGAGGACGCTGCCTTTTAATAAAAGGCGAAGAGCAGAATGCAGCAGAGTGCTTTAAGCAGGCAATGGAGTTAGAGAGGCCAGGGAGCACTGACACCTCAGCCCTGCACTGCCTCCTACTGACGCTCCTGAATCTATTTATGCAAGAAGGTTCTGACCCTAGTTCTGTCATCACTCAGCTGGAGATGTGGGTGAACAAGGCAGAGGAGCGATATCCTCAGGATACTGTAAAATCAGAACTCAGGGCTCTTTacagaacacacacagaagaGGTCACAGAGTTGTCCAAGACTCTGATCAGGACAGGACGCTTGGGCCTGGTGAAAAGGCTGCTGGAAACCGTTGTGCCCAGACAGCTAGCTGAGAAAAAACCTCTGAGTTGGTCTTTATCATTTACTTGA
- the ttc22 gene encoding tetratricopeptide repeat protein 22 isoform X1 — METDNSEDIESLIEDMQYIPGHFHLEINLNCDPVGPANLRFRDTYLKQDSLQAELEVEVGYLQYAVRNLLGLLAYHLEQKDRAEEIFRSICKEDPGNLNAWANLGFVYDTQGREVDAEECVDKVSYLMGMNSGDDSQEETRLLAARCLAEQAYVYPYDVELDSDDSLREKLMSALSLYSKALHYGGHLIPSGEKQSWYFKMAAIYVRLDQIIRTKDDSEYSRLFHYDKGLRLLKETLESETKQHKALAWCYVGIMLERKDEFSSIPMSIHDCGFSASDPLSCYGTAMDLASDDTIILNLLAKIIFLMGKYEMATGICNMALNVLPDPELNWQAYCTRAKINVILYVNELENAKLGIGGAPDRQKLAEARKDLDKVLTVRPCLRTHLEMAQVFYYMGVDALQESLMVDESSINRALVSLSNALQFKPGDSLPDLHVLRGRCLLIKGEEQNAAECFKQAMELERPGSTDTSALHCLLLTLLNLFMQEGSDPSSVITQLEMWVNKAEERYPQDTVKSELRALYRTHTEEVTELSKTLIRTGRLGLVKRLLETVVPRQLAEKKPLSWSLSFT, encoded by the exons ATGGAAACAGACAACTCAGAGGACATTGAGTCCCTGATTGAGGACATGCAGTACATCCCTGGTCACTTCCACCTGGAGATAAATCTTAACTGTGATCCTGTTGGGCCCGCGAATCTGCGATTCAGAGATACTTACCTGAAACAGGACAGCCTGCAAGCTGAGCTGGAGGTTGAAGTGGGATATCTGCAGTACGCTGTTCGAAATCTACTGGGGCTGCTGGCATATCACCTGGAACAGAAGGACAGAGCTGAGGAAATATTCAG AAGCATCTGCAAGGAGGATCCCGGGAATCTCAATGCCTGGGCCAACCTGGGCTTTGTGTATGACACACAGGGAAGAGAGGTGGATGCAGAGGAATGTGTGGACAAGGTCTCCTATCTCATGGGAATGAACTCTGGAGACGATTCCCAGGAGGAGACCAGGCTACTAGCAGCACGATGTCTGGCTGAGCAGGCGTACGTGTATCCATATGATGTGGAGCTGGACAGTGACGACAGCTTGAGGGAGAAGCTGATGTCAGCGCTGTCGCTTTATAGCAAAGCTTTGCATTATGGGGGTCACCTG ATACCATCAGGGGAAAAACAAAGCTGGTATTTTAAAATGGCAGCTATTTATGTAAG ACTGGACCAGATCATAAGAACCAAAGATGATTCTGAATACTCGAGACTCTTCCACTATGATAAGGGACTGAGGCTCCTAAAGGAAACACTGGAATCTGagacaaagcagcacaaag CTTTAGCCTGGTGTTATGTTGGCATCATGTTGGAAAGAAAAGATGAGTTTTCCTCCATCCCCATGTCAATACATGACTGTGGTTTCTCAGCCTCTGATCCCCTGTCTTGCTATGGAACC GCCATGGATTTGGCTAGTGACGATACAATCATCCTGAACCTTCTTGCcaaaatcatctttttaatGGGTAAATATGAAATGGCCACAGGGATCTGCAACATGGCTCTAAATGTTCTGCCAGATCCAGAACTCAACTGGCAGGCGTACTGCACACGGGCAAAG ATTAACGTGATCCTATATGTCAACGAACTTGAGAATGCAAAACTTGGAATAGGAGGAGCTCCAGATCGCCAGAAGCTAGCTGAAGCTAGAAAAGACTTGGACAAGGTGCTGACAGTACGTCCGTGTTTGAGGACTCATCTGGAGATGGCACAG GTATTCTATTACATGGGAGTCGATGCACTCCAAGAGAGCCTTATGGTGGACGAAAGCTCAATAAACCGTGCTTTGGTGAGTCTGTCCAATGCCCTACAGTTCAAGCCAGGAGACAGCTTACCGGACCTCCATGTGCTCAGAGGACGCTGCCTTTTAATAAAAGGCGAAGAGCAGAATGCAGCAGAGTGCTTTAAGCAGGCAATGGAGTTAGAGAGGCCAGGGAGCACTGACACCTCAGCCCTGCACTGCCTCCTACTGACGCTCCTGAATCTATTTATGCAAGAAGGTTCTGACCCTAGTTCTGTCATCACTCAGCTGGAGATGTGGGTGAACAAGGCAGAGGAGCGATATCCTCAGGATACTGTAAAATCAGAACTCAGGGCTCTTTacagaacacacacagaagaGGTCACAGAGTTGTCCAAGACTCTGATCAGGACAGGACGCTTGGGCCTGGTGAAAAGGCTGCTGGAAACCGTTGTGCCCAGACAGCTAGCTGAGAAAAAACCTCTGAGTTGGTCTTTATCATTTACTTGA